Proteins co-encoded in one Littorina saxatilis isolate snail1 unplaced genomic scaffold, US_GU_Lsax_2.0 scaffold_353, whole genome shotgun sequence genomic window:
- the LOC138957555 gene encoding uncharacterized protein yields MYWTVTYGNGTVSTIAQCSYCQTNTKTCPKCTITDADFNVTREQNSSTLLIQTNVRQKDGAILTCSKKNNATHSDCKILVLYLEEANIRLHDNWTVTGSVTVSNLPASDNITCLWYDSVNNEMHRLASSAAGLTPYTDSDTDNKYINVSCRLNTTLSPYMVGSNNIFVKILPDGRPFLAATVTVEEPGSLVLDESTCLLSVTEGSHVTCTCKNKDDTQGYPSGRVVWTNNAGSAVLELPDIQQNQGGVVHVCRSLWGPHDEVFDTLNYSVIVNPLDLNQERATGLPVATVVGSVVGFVVIVAIAIFIAVILKRRKSKREATKQRQDSAPTDDG; encoded by the exons ATGTACTGGACAGTTACGTATGGGAATGGAACGGTGTCTACCATCGCACAATGCAGCTACTgtcaaacaaacaccaaaacTTGCCCCAAGTGCACAATAACTGACGCTGACTTCAATGTAACAAGAGAACAAAACTCCAGTACACTGCTGATACAGACTAACGTCAGACAGAAAGACGGTGCTATATTGACATGTTCAAAGAAAAATAATGCGACTCACAGTGACTGCAAGATTCTTGTATTAT ATCTTGAAGAGGCAAACATAAGACTCCATGACAACTGGACCGTGACAGGAAGTGTTACAGTGTCCAACCTGCCAGCTTCTGACAATATCACCTGTCTGTGGTATGACTCGGTCAACAACGAG ATGCACCGTCTAGCATCATCAGCCGCGGGTTTGACGCCGTACACCGACAGTGACACAGACAACAAATACATCAATGTTTCGTGTCGACTTAATACAACACTGAGTCCCTACATGGTTGGGAGCAATAATATATTTGTGAAGATACTCCCAGATGGGAGGCCATTCCTTGCTGCTACCGTTACTGTAG AGGAACCCGGTTCGCTGGTCTTAGACGAGTCTACATGTTTGCTGTCCGTTACGGAAGGAAGCCATGTGACATGCACTTGCAAAAACAAAGACGATACTCAGGGGTATCCGTCTGGAAGAGTTGTGTGGACAAACAACGCAGGTTCTGCTGTCCTGGAACTACCCGACATCCAACAGAACCAAGGTGGTGTTGTGCATGTGTGCCGTTCACTATGGGGACCACACGATGAGGTGTTTGACACGCTCAACTACTCTGTCATAGTCAACC CTCTTGACTTGAACCAAGAACGAGCTACTGGATTGCCAGTGGCAACCGTGGTAGGAAGCGTTGTTGGATTTGTCGTCATTGTAGCCATTGCCATTTTCATCGCCGTTATCCTCAAACGTAGAA AGTCTAAAAGAGAAGCGACCAAACAAAGACAGGATTCAGCGCCAACTGATGATG GCTGA